The Methanococcoides methylutens MM1 genome has a window encoding:
- a CDS encoding metalloregulator ArsR/SmtB family transcription factor translates to MGRENDCERVDVEYINSLVSGLPDEAAILRLSRIFHALRSEPRLKIMYLLLEKEMCVCELEAALGMSQSSISHNLRTLRQLDLVRAIKNGRFVTYSLADDHVRLLLELSRKHVTGCAQ, encoded by the coding sequence ATGGGACGGGAAAATGACTGTGAACGGGTCGATGTGGAGTATATCAATTCTCTTGTTTCCGGCCTGCCTGATGAAGCTGCAATATTGAGGCTCTCCAGGATCTTCCATGCACTTCGATCGGAGCCCCGCCTGAAGATCATGTATCTGCTTCTGGAAAAAGAGATGTGTGTATGCGAACTTGAAGCAGCTCTTGGAATGAGTCAGTCATCCATCTCACACAATCTTCGCACCCTTCGCCAGCTTGACCTTGTCAGGGCCATTAAGAATGGTCGTTTTGTTACATATTCACTTGCCGATGATCACGTAAGGCTTCTTCTTGAACTCTCACGCAAACATGTGACGGGGTGTGCACAATGA
- a CDS encoding SO_0444 family Cu/Zn efflux transporter: MSFADAAVEILADIMVESWDIFAEAAPYLLLGFGIAGLLHVFVPDDKVMQYLGSSAGKFRSVINASFLGVPLPLCSCGVVPAALSLRKRGATKGATLSFLISTPQTGVDSIAITYALLDPIMTVFRPVATFATAVVAGVAENILNPSKDKDDKLPEKPAPLNVLPMFSAEPDSCGCSSCGPHEEAENFIDKVKAGAKYAYIELLGEIGFWLIVGVVVAGIISYVVPENLVGNYLGGGIASMLLALIVGIPLYICATASTPLAAVLILKGMSPGAAFVFLLAGPATNAATITMVLKFLGRRTTAVYLASIALCAVVCGLVLDQIYSRLGIDVISIAGSASEVMPEEVKNIFAVILLPLLLYGMYAGKKCTE, translated from the coding sequence ATGAGCTTTGCGGATGCAGCCGTGGAGATACTTGCAGATATAATGGTCGAGTCGTGGGATATTTTTGCAGAAGCTGCTCCCTACTTGCTGCTGGGCTTTGGTATAGCAGGGCTCTTGCATGTATTTGTTCCCGATGATAAAGTAATGCAGTATCTGGGCAGTTCCGCAGGGAAGTTCAGGTCTGTTATCAATGCATCCTTTCTGGGAGTACCCCTGCCACTGTGCTCATGCGGGGTCGTACCTGCTGCCCTGTCTCTAAGAAAAAGAGGTGCTACAAAAGGCGCAACTCTTTCATTTCTCATCTCGACCCCTCAGACAGGAGTTGATTCCATTGCTATAACCTATGCACTTCTGGATCCCATCATGACCGTCTTCAGGCCGGTTGCAACATTTGCTACCGCTGTGGTTGCGGGTGTTGCCGAGAACATACTGAACCCTTCAAAGGATAAGGATGATAAACTCCCTGAAAAACCAGCTCCATTGAATGTGCTTCCCATGTTTTCCGCTGAGCCGGACAGCTGTGGCTGCAGTTCATGCGGTCCTCATGAAGAAGCTGAAAACTTTATCGATAAAGTGAAAGCTGGAGCAAAATACGCTTACATTGAGCTGCTAGGTGAGATAGGCTTCTGGCTTATTGTCGGGGTCGTAGTTGCAGGAATTATCTCTTATGTTGTACCTGAGAACCTGGTGGGCAACTATCTTGGTGGCGGTATCGCATCCATGCTGCTTGCTCTTATTGTGGGAATCCCGCTTTACATTTGTGCGACTGCTTCCACTCCTCTTGCAGCGGTCCTTATCCTGAAGGGAATGAGTCCCGGGGCAGCATTCGTTTTCCTGCTTGCAGGGCCGGCAACGAATGCAGCTACGATCACAATGGTCCTGAAGTTCCTTGGTAGAAGGACAACGGCAGTTTATCTTGCATCTATAGCTTTGTGCGCGGTCGTATGTGGACTGGTCCTTGACCAGATCTACTCCAGGCTCGGCATAGATGTTATTTCAATTGCAGGAAGTGCCAGTGAAGTGATGCCTGAGGAGGTGAAGAACATATTTGCAGTGATACTGCTACCGTTGTTACTATATGGTATGTATGCCGGGAAAAAGTGTACTGAATGA
- a CDS encoding hydantoinase/oxoprolinase N-terminal domain-containing protein encodes MKYSLGIDAGGTYTDAVLLRDSDEVIVASNKALTTYPDPLEGIRNAIDGIDEEYLKDVRVVSVSTTLSTNSILEGTGFPVGLVLVGNYEVNQELPTKYYVQVNGGHNYNGVESAPLDEDAVRAFAESVKGDVAAFAVSSYFSIRNHDHELRVKEIIREATGLPVVGAHELSQDLGAFERAVTAFFNAQLIPITEKFMGTVEKYIESKGMNAKVFMLKCDGSVIGIQSALEKPIESVFSGPAGSLVGASFLTGNDTCATIDVGGTSTDISVITSGVPEMSESGAVVGGWKTRVKAIKMETSAMGGDSDVWVKDNHVSIGPRRVIPLCRAADLYPGFLEQLKTNPIPSKGILGIHFQPTKFFIRTGYKPMGLTDLEKEVLEAISDTPTSLKELKFRMKKYPASKHIDTLLQKRLIQTIGFTPTDALHVLGDYEEHTVEASVIGANYLGSLCKRDGNEFAAFVKQEFAKNMASDLMTFFLEGVSKEEIRKIFDIDSPTKFKVEMPVVLIGGPVVAYLNELKNILDADIVVPQYSNVGNAAGALAAKGIRRVDFLVRPVSMAAPDWEFYVFSESGRKNFYEYEEALDYAKTTGKETIIQYMIDAGLDPEHVQVDVKQEEIVPDGWDHPLETRIRVMGVGTSLMEEEC; translated from the coding sequence ATGAAATACAGTCTTGGTATAGACGCAGGTGGAACTTACACAGACGCTGTACTCCTAAGGGACTCGGATGAGGTTATTGTTGCTTCTAACAAAGCTCTTACTACTTATCCCGATCCTCTGGAAGGCATAAGGAATGCTATTGATGGTATCGATGAGGAATATCTCAAGGACGTGAGGGTTGTCTCAGTTTCAACCACACTTTCCACGAACAGTATCCTGGAAGGCACAGGATTCCCTGTCGGTCTGGTCCTTGTTGGTAACTATGAGGTCAATCAGGAGCTTCCAACCAAATACTATGTTCAGGTAAACGGAGGTCACAATTACAATGGTGTGGAGTCAGCACCTCTGGATGAGGACGCTGTAAGGGCCTTTGCAGAAAGTGTCAAAGGCGATGTAGCAGCATTTGCCGTTTCTTCATATTTCAGTATTCGCAACCACGATCACGAACTGAGGGTAAAGGAGATCATCAGGGAAGCTACCGGACTTCCTGTGGTCGGTGCACACGAGCTTTCCCAGGACCTTGGAGCTTTTGAAAGGGCAGTTACTGCATTCTTCAATGCCCAGCTTATTCCTATTACTGAAAAGTTCATGGGAACTGTGGAGAAATACATCGAATCCAAGGGAATGAACGCAAAGGTATTCATGCTCAAATGTGATGGTTCTGTCATAGGTATCCAAAGTGCTCTCGAAAAGCCTATAGAATCTGTATTCTCAGGTCCTGCAGGCAGTCTTGTCGGTGCGTCTTTCCTGACCGGTAATGATACCTGTGCCACTATAGATGTTGGAGGGACAAGTACCGATATTTCTGTCATCACCAGTGGTGTTCCGGAAATGAGTGAGTCCGGTGCCGTGGTAGGCGGCTGGAAGACAAGGGTCAAAGCCATCAAGATGGAAACCTCTGCCATGGGCGGTGACAGTGATGTGTGGGTCAAGGACAATCACGTTAGTATCGGACCAAGAAGGGTCATCCCACTTTGCCGCGCTGCAGACCTTTATCCTGGTTTCCTCGAGCAACTTAAGACAAACCCCATTCCTTCCAAAGGCATTCTTGGCATTCATTTCCAGCCAACTAAGTTCTTTATCAGGACAGGATACAAACCAATGGGTCTGACGGATCTGGAAAAAGAGGTACTGGAAGCAATTTCTGATACTCCGACTTCACTAAAGGAGCTCAAGTTCCGTATGAAAAAGTATCCTGCATCTAAACACATTGATACTCTGCTTCAGAAACGTCTGATCCAGACCATAGGATTTACACCTACGGATGCTTTGCATGTACTTGGTGACTATGAAGAGCATACCGTTGAGGCATCGGTTATCGGCGCAAATTATCTCGGTTCCCTTTGTAAGAGGGATGGCAATGAGTTTGCTGCTTTTGTGAAACAGGAGTTTGCCAAGAACATGGCATCTGACCTTATGACCTTCTTCCTTGAAGGTGTCTCAAAGGAAGAGATACGCAAGATCTTCGATATCGATTCCCCTACAAAGTTCAAAGTGGAGATGCCGGTGGTTCTCATAGGTGGTCCTGTTGTGGCATACCTCAATGAGCTCAAAAACATACTTGATGCTGATATTGTGGTTCCTCAATATTCTAATGTTGGTAATGCAGCAGGAGCACTGGCAGCAAAAGGTATTCGCAGGGTTGATTTCCTTGTCAGGCCGGTCTCAATGGCAGCACCGGACTGGGAGTTCTATGTCTTCTCTGAGAGTGGAAGAAAGAACTTCTATGAGTATGAAGAAGCACTGGATTATGCGAAGACAACAGGAAAGGAAACTATCATACAGTACATGATCGATGCAGGACTGGATCCCGAACATGTTCAGGTCGATGTGAAACAGGAAGAGATCGTTCCTGACGGCTGGGACCACCCGCTTGAGACAAGGATACGTGTGATGGGTGTTGGTACCAGTCTTATGGAAGAGGAATGCTAA
- a CDS encoding class II fructose-bisphosphate aldolase → MTNNNFEPIPSSFMFKSLLDKDTIIMTANPRIALVMKGIMQAAKDMDAPLIFELARSECNLEGGYAGLTPSDLSRMSREAAKEVGFDMWALHADHIGIKKGTDEDIESTKELVSAQIEAGYTSFAIDASHLFNFQGGNLREELADNIDATTKIGLHIKENMGDKEYGLEVEVGEIGREDEHGRVLTSPEEAATFITALNENGVFPHFLAIANGSAHGNTYDANGNLIEQVSVDIDQTVAVARALKDNNLDVRIAQHGITGTPRDLIHNHFPHGDIVKGNVATFYQNIVWDIFKVYEPELYKDIYDWTIATHKEKAPGKNDTEIFGKFSKFAVGQFFDRIYSVGDDTKAAIDAMCYAETLLFIKAFNGEGTAQIVRDSIN, encoded by the coding sequence ATGACCAACAATAATTTTGAGCCAATACCAAGTTCATTTATGTTTAAGAGCCTGCTTGACAAGGACACTATTATAATGACAGCAAATCCAAGGATCGCGCTTGTCATGAAAGGCATCATGCAGGCAGCCAAAGATATGGACGCACCTCTTATCTTTGAGCTGGCAAGGTCCGAGTGCAATCTGGAAGGCGGATATGCAGGACTGACACCTTCAGATCTCTCAAGGATGTCAAGAGAGGCAGCAAAGGAAGTAGGTTTTGATATGTGGGCTCTCCATGCAGACCACATAGGTATCAAGAAAGGCACCGATGAGGACATTGAGTCCACAAAGGAACTTGTAAGTGCACAGATCGAAGCAGGATACACCTCCTTTGCCATCGATGCATCCCACCTTTTCAACTTCCAGGGCGGCAACCTTCGCGAAGAGCTTGCTGACAACATCGATGCCACCACAAAGATCGGTCTTCACATCAAGGAGAATATGGGAGACAAGGAATACGGTCTTGAGGTAGAGGTAGGAGAGATCGGCAGGGAGGATGAGCACGGTCGTGTCCTTACAAGCCCGGAAGAAGCTGCCACATTTATCACTGCACTTAACGAGAACGGTGTATTCCCTCACTTTCTGGCTATCGCCAATGGAAGTGCACACGGCAATACCTACGATGCAAACGGAAATCTCATTGAGCAGGTATCCGTCGATATTGACCAGACAGTTGCAGTTGCACGGGCTCTCAAGGACAACAACCTGGACGTAAGGATCGCACAGCACGGAATTACCGGAACACCTCGTGACCTGATCCACAATCACTTCCCACACGGCGATATCGTCAAAGGAAATGTTGCAACCTTCTACCAGAACATCGTCTGGGACATCTTCAAGGTCTATGAGCCTGAACTCTACAAGGACATCTATGACTGGACCATTGCAACCCACAAGGAGAAAGCACCTGGTAAGAACGATACCGAGATCTTCGGCAAGTTCAGCAAGTTCGCTGTCGGGCAGTTCTTTGACAGGATTTACTCTGTGGGCGATGACACAAAAGCTGCCATCGATGCAATGTGCTATGCTGAGACCCTTTTGTTCATAAAGGCATTCAATGGTGAGGGCACTGCCCAGATCGTCAGGGACTCAATTAACTAA
- a CDS encoding YdeI family protein produces MKTLHVVNREEWRKWLENHNSTEEDIWLVHYKKHTGKPAIPYDDAVEEAICFGWIDGKVRRIDEETYAQRYTPRNKRSQWSEINRQRARKMIEQSKMTEAGLQKLGNALNEPPEPPRVNPDDIPADMKAALKSDDLAWRNFSAFAPGYRRNYIEWVLDAKREETRVRRINSVVERSRENKKPGMM; encoded by the coding sequence ATGAAAACTTTGCATGTGGTAAACCGGGAAGAATGGAGAAAATGGCTTGAGAACCATAATTCCACTGAAGAAGATATCTGGCTGGTCCACTACAAGAAACACACCGGTAAGCCTGCGATCCCATACGATGATGCGGTTGAGGAAGCTATCTGTTTTGGATGGATAGATGGCAAGGTTCGAAGGATCGATGAGGAAACCTACGCCCAGAGATATACTCCCCGGAACAAGAGGAGTCAATGGTCGGAGATTAACAGGCAAAGGGCGCGAAAGATGATCGAACAGAGTAAAATGACAGAAGCAGGATTGCAGAAACTGGGAAATGCACTCAATGAACCACCGGAGCCACCAAGAGTAAACCCTGATGACATTCCGGCAGATATGAAAGCAGCTTTAAAATCCGATGATCTGGCCTGGAGGAACTTTTCTGCCTTTGCTCCCGGTTACAGAAGGAACTACATCGAATGGGTACTGGATGCAAAACGGGAAGAAACCAGAGTCAGAAGAATAAACAGCGTTGTAGAAAGGTCACGGGAAAATAAAAAACCCGGAATGATGTGA
- a CDS encoding lipoprotein, producing MKRMIIAILVVAAMLLVSGCAQNGDAPEDEIGDVVIEDTTDVSDDVVEDVDDAVTEPAETVPDEEDGSTENENISSISQEDLDKLKEELEGLEFEDMGGLSEE from the coding sequence ATGAAACGAATGATAATTGCGATCCTGGTCGTAGCTGCAATGTTGCTGGTCAGTGGCTGTGCCCAGAACGGCGATGCCCCTGAGGATGAAATAGGCGATGTCGTGATCGAGGACACGACAGATGTATCAGATGACGTGGTTGAAGACGTGGATGACGCTGTAACTGAACCTGCAGAAACCGTTCCTGATGAGGAAGATGGGTCTACCGAAAATGAAAACATCTCTTCGATATCACAGGAAGATCTTGATAAATTAAAAGAAGAACTTGAAGGACTTGAGTTCGAAGACATGGGTGGACTTTCCGAGGAATGA
- a CDS encoding ABC transporter permease encodes MISIDDIRNNIYLQLARRNLSRQTFRTVLAAIGIIIGVIAISSMGILGNSLKMSVTDSFGDIGDKLLIYPAPGEDGVTDKQISQMKKVDGIDAIIPVYSTGDRVEYKNSYTFGSIYSIEQEDLGKLVEVDDGQFFKSGSTDCVIGASIADNLELKLGSKIEIGESRLRVVGILKERGMGFDIDADTGIFTSAQMYEKMYPDEGEEYDFVVVRAEELEKVNDIQEDIEKQLNRKEEVITVFATNIILESINEAFKSISLFLMGIGSISLLVAGVSILNVMLMSTMERTREIGVMKAVGASRKDVLTMFLLEALLLGVAASLIGGLFTIGAGYLILALVVKNTSYLLSLSTMFYIFEGILFGVATSLIGGMYPAWKASNMRPLDALRYE; translated from the coding sequence ATGATATCTATTGATGATATCCGAAACAACATATACTTGCAACTTGCAAGGAGAAACCTCAGCCGCCAGACATTCAGGACGGTACTTGCAGCCATAGGGATAATCATCGGAGTCATTGCCATCTCATCCATGGGGATACTCGGGAACAGCCTGAAAATGTCTGTCACTGATTCCTTCGGAGATATCGGCGACAAGCTTCTAATTTACCCCGCACCCGGAGAAGACGGAGTAACTGATAAACAAATATCCCAGATGAAGAAGGTGGACGGGATCGATGCCATAATACCTGTCTATTCCACCGGGGATCGTGTCGAATATAAGAACAGCTATACCTTCGGGTCCATCTATAGCATTGAACAGGAGGACCTGGGAAAGCTGGTCGAAGTGGACGACGGACAATTCTTCAAATCCGGTTCAACTGATTGCGTGATCGGTGCATCCATTGCAGATAACCTTGAACTGAAGCTTGGAAGCAAGATAGAGATAGGAGAATCAAGACTCAGGGTTGTGGGAATCCTGAAAGAGAGAGGAATGGGATTCGATATAGATGCAGACACCGGGATCTTCACATCGGCCCAGATGTATGAGAAGATGTACCCTGACGAAGGAGAGGAATATGATTTCGTCGTAGTCCGGGCAGAGGAACTAGAGAAAGTGAATGACATACAGGAAGATATTGAGAAGCAGTTGAACCGCAAAGAAGAAGTGATCACTGTTTTTGCAACCAATATCATCCTCGAAAGTATCAATGAGGCATTCAAGTCCATCTCCCTGTTCCTCATGGGGATCGGTTCAATATCCCTGCTTGTAGCAGGTGTCAGCATATTGAACGTCATGTTGATGTCCACAATGGAACGCACCCGGGAGATCGGTGTGATGAAAGCCGTTGGAGCTTCACGAAAGGATGTGCTTACAATGTTCCTTCTGGAAGCCCTGTTGCTTGGAGTTGCAGCAAGCCTTATCGGTGGCCTTTTCACCATCGGTGCAGGTTACCTTATACTCGCGCTGGTTGTGAAGAACACATCATATCTGCTCTCACTTTCAACGATGTTCTATATATTTGAGGGCATACTGTTCGGAGTTGCAACAAGCCTTATTGGTGGCATGTATCCGGCCTGGAAGGCATCGAACATGAGACCTCTGGATGCATTGCGTTATGAGTAA
- a CDS encoding ABC transporter ATP-binding protein, whose product MSDPIVRLQKVKKNYILGTSEVHALNGVSITIERGDFVTIMGASGSGKSTLLNMVGCLDKPTSGKVKINGTDVTKVDDDRLTTIRRDNIGFIFQQFNLIPTLTALENVEIPMIFSRIPPTKRKKRAMWALKQAQLDAEYASHRPNELSGGQQQRVAIARALANRPPILLADEPTGNLDSKTGKSIMELLVRLNDAGTTLIVVTHDQKLTEYSNRTIVLMDGEVSDDIY is encoded by the coding sequence ATGTCCGACCCCATAGTTCGCCTGCAGAAGGTAAAGAAGAACTATATCCTCGGTACAAGCGAGGTACATGCGCTCAACGGCGTCAGCATAACCATTGAAAGAGGAGATTTCGTCACAATTATGGGAGCTTCCGGATCCGGAAAATCCACACTACTCAACATGGTAGGCTGTCTTGACAAACCAACATCCGGCAAAGTGAAGATCAATGGTACGGATGTTACAAAGGTCGATGATGACAGGCTTACGACCATACGCAGGGACAATATAGGATTTATCTTTCAGCAGTTCAACCTGATACCCACTCTCACTGCCCTCGAGAATGTTGAGATACCGATGATATTCAGCCGGATACCTCCGACAAAACGTAAAAAGAGAGCAATGTGGGCACTGAAACAGGCACAGCTTGATGCTGAATATGCATCCCACCGGCCCAACGAGCTTTCAGGAGGACAGCAGCAGAGGGTTGCCATAGCCCGTGCCCTCGCGAACAGGCCGCCCATACTTCTTGCTGATGAGCCTACCGGCAACCTTGACTCAAAGACCGGGAAAAGCATTATGGAACTATTGGTCAGGCTAAATGATGCGGGCACGACCCTTATCGTTGTCACCCATGACCAGAAACTTACCGAATATTCCAACAGGACCATCGTGCTGATGGACGGGGAGGTCTCTGATGATATCTATTGA
- a CDS encoding COG1361 S-layer family protein, which produces MTIKTIISIALVLLLTLVVPAAADTDIRPTVVVDYSMEPAVLMPGDTGTITISIENMANGEIYVQEDDKTFDMNAYIASIALGGNDDIEILNKEHTDIGLLGPRDTIKLAFNIRAKETAENGVHFLTMELVGGSDMNDLNYNIPVKIDDRNLKLIMATMPTTVMNEISTIEIDIINTRPNEVTNVIIKPEGENVSFNPAEVFVGNIPAGDKSTVEITLNTMASPGGMKNISFIASFFNGDNFHTSGNENLEINVVDQPSLIFTSLEVTQIGNTYSIIGDINNFGTTDAKNVLVSVDGSEDIKPVQPYANYFVGTLEADDFSSFELSARVLSSEVSQIPILIEFRDTDNVYSSVTGYIDLESASAAPGEKNDTPVWMWGIIGLITIAIAGVIAYSWKKRKAAETENDEDPDDDDLDEDDLDDEYFEDEEVTEEFDEADTDENKE; this is translated from the coding sequence GTGACAATAAAGACCATTATAAGCATAGCACTGGTACTTCTTCTGACGCTGGTAGTACCGGCGGCAGCTGATACTGATATCAGGCCTACTGTTGTCGTAGACTACTCCATGGAACCCGCAGTCCTAATGCCTGGAGACACCGGTACCATCACCATATCAATAGAGAACATGGCAAATGGTGAAATATACGTTCAGGAGGATGACAAGACGTTCGACATGAACGCCTACATTGCCAGTATAGCTCTAGGAGGTAACGATGACATCGAGATCCTCAACAAAGAACACACGGACATAGGTCTGCTGGGACCCCGGGATACCATCAAGCTGGCATTCAACATACGTGCAAAGGAGACAGCAGAGAATGGCGTCCATTTCCTGACCATGGAACTTGTGGGCGGCAGTGACATGAACGATCTTAACTACAACATACCGGTCAAAATCGACGACAGGAACCTGAAGCTTATAATGGCAACAATGCCAACAACTGTGATGAACGAGATCTCTACCATAGAGATCGATATCATCAACACCCGACCGAATGAGGTCACCAATGTCATCATCAAACCCGAAGGAGAGAACGTATCATTCAATCCTGCAGAAGTTTTTGTTGGAAACATCCCTGCAGGGGACAAGTCCACAGTTGAGATCACACTCAACACCATGGCCTCTCCGGGCGGAATGAAGAACATATCATTCATAGCATCATTTTTCAATGGCGATAACTTCCACACTTCCGGAAATGAGAATCTTGAGATCAATGTGGTAGACCAGCCATCCCTTATCTTCACAAGCCTTGAAGTAACACAGATCGGGAACACCTACTCCATCATCGGGGACATCAACAATTTCGGCACAACAGACGCAAAGAACGTGCTTGTATCCGTTGACGGATCAGAAGACATCAAGCCCGTTCAGCCTTATGCAAACTACTTCGTAGGCACACTGGAAGCCGATGATTTCAGCAGTTTCGAACTGTCTGCACGTGTCCTGTCCTCCGAGGTCAGTCAGATACCTATCCTGATAGAGTTCCGTGACACTGACAATGTATATTCATCAGTGACAGGTTACATTGACCTTGAAAGTGCTTCAGCCGCACCGGGTGAGAAGAATGATACTCCAGTATGGATGTGGGGCATCATAGGATTGATCACCATAGCCATTGCCGGAGTTATTGCCTATAGCTGGAAGAAGAGAAAAGCAGCAGAGACTGAAAACGATGAAGACCCGGATGATGACGATCTTGACGAGGATGATCTTGATGACGAATACTTCGAAGATGAAGAAGTAACTGAAGAGTTCGATGAAGCTGACACCGATGAAAATAAAGAGTGA
- a CDS encoding YIP1 family protein, with the protein MSITQVLTNPNAFFAEKTRTEVEMKTPILIILVIAVLGAINAAIMTQKIMEILPPEAAAFAGIGAIAGAIGAFISSFIMWIIYSGVFYAISSILGGEGTFKRVLEVIAYGFIPSIASGIIGIIVMVTSFSVENFDMQNPELLEQAIVNDPTMRMSVLIGIIFTLWSANIWIFGLVHARNMSVKNAAISVLVPVGLYILYTARHFIGA; encoded by the coding sequence ATGTCGATCACGCAGGTCCTTACTAACCCAAACGCCTTCTTTGCGGAGAAGACAAGAACAGAAGTTGAAATGAAAACTCCGATCCTTATCATCCTTGTAATAGCAGTATTAGGTGCAATTAACGCTGCAATAATGACACAGAAAATAATGGAAATTCTGCCCCCTGAAGCAGCAGCCTTTGCAGGAATAGGTGCAATTGCAGGTGCCATCGGGGCATTCATTAGCTCATTCATCATGTGGATCATATATTCAGGAGTCTTTTATGCCATCTCCTCCATCCTTGGAGGAGAGGGAACATTCAAGCGCGTACTCGAAGTTATTGCTTATGGCTTTATCCCCTCCATTGCAAGTGGTATCATAGGAATCATCGTAATGGTAACATCATTCTCAGTAGAGAACTTTGACATGCAAAATCCCGAACTTCTTGAGCAGGCAATTGTCAACGACCCCACAATGAGAATGTCAGTGCTTATCGGAATCATTTTCACACTATGGAGTGCTAATATATGGATATTCGGACTTGTCCATGCAAGGAACATGAGCGTGAAAAATGCAGCAATATCCGTCCTGGTGCCTGTAGGACTCTATATATTATACACTGCAAGACATTTCATAGGTGCATAA
- a CDS encoding DUF167 domain-containing protein: MSFENALKNKGDSTTIDLEVTPGAKKAIFPGGYNQWRQRIEIRLTSAAQKGKANDELITTLADFFGTSTSSVIIKAGSRSTKKTVEIYDLKYDEAVKTLGDLI, translated from the coding sequence ATGTCTTTTGAAAATGCACTGAAGAATAAAGGCGATAGCACTACCATTGACCTGGAAGTGACACCTGGTGCGAAGAAAGCTATTTTTCCCGGAGGTTACAACCAGTGGCGACAGCGTATTGAGATCAGGCTTACATCTGCTGCACAGAAGGGCAAGGCCAACGATGAGCTCATCACCACACTGGCAGACTTCTTTGGAACGAGTACGTCCAGTGTTATTATAAAGGCAGGGTCAAGGAGCACAAAAAAGACAGTTGAGATTTACGACCTGAAGTATGATGAAGCTGTAAAGACGCTTGGTGACCTCATTTGA